GGGGTGCATTCGCCCTCCGCGCGATGAGCGGACGAAGGACCTCTCCGACCGACGGAGACGACAAGACGCGGATCGGTCCGCGACACGATAGAGTGATGTGGTTCCACAAGGAGGAAACGCATGCAGTCCACGAGACGACCGGCCGTGGTGGCGGCGATGATCCTGGCGATGGCGGCAGGCCACGTGCCCGCGGCAGACGAGAATGCCCTGCGCGGCTACCCCGAACCGGTACCCGAGGATGCGTCGTTCGAAACCGTCGTGAACAGCCAGCCCTTCCCGCGGATGAAGATCCCGGTGCCGATCATCGGTGCCAAGGTACACCCAGAAGAGGTACATGTCACCCCATCCGGTGGGCTGATCTTCCCCCGCCGCGGGCAGACGGAGGGGCCATGCGTGGCGATCCTGGTCGGTTCCCGGCCAAATGGAGAGCAGGGCTCCGGCGAAGCGAACCTGGCCCTGCCACCGGTGGAGGCGGTAACGTCGAAGCTGGTGGAAGGATACATGCCGGGCGTCGAACACACCTGGACGATGGGCGATCTGCAGGTGCGGCAGGTGGCGTTTGCGACCCAGGGGGGCAAGTTCGAGTCGAGCACGGCCAATGAGCCGCTCATCGCGATGATCCGCTACACGATTGCGAACCGGTCGGCGTCGGGGCATGAGGTTGTCGCGGCGATTCTCTTCGGCGAGGCTCCGCCCGACTTGAGCGTCAAGGCAGTGCCGCCGGTCCGGCCGGAAGCCTTGTCCTTCGAGGCTCCATTCGTGCGGGGTGCCAATGGCTCGACGGCGGCCTGCCTGCTGAGCCAGGACCTGAAGGTCTCGTTCAAACCGCTGCCGAAGGGACCCGATTCATCACATTGCCTGCTGCTCAACGAGAAGGCAGAAACGGTCAAGAGCCCCGAGTACACCGTGAACATCGAGCGGCGAGGGGACGCGATCATGATCGGGCCGTGGCATTCGCCCGGTGGTGCAGACGTCTACGTCGAGTCCTTTCGGGGACACTCGACGCCCATGGCCGCTGGTGTGGAGGTGGTCGGCCAGGACGGGAAGGCGGTATCCATCGGGACGCTCTACCGGACCACATTTTCCACCGACGTGCGGCCGGTGGCGGACTTCATATCGCCGGGGCAGTGTTCGGCGGTATTGCCGTGGGCTCGACTGGCAAAGGTGCTGCCGGGTGGCAGAAGCAAGCTCGTCACCCGCTGCTACTATCCAGTGGGCAACGGGCGGGCGGTGGTCGGCTCCTGGGCACCGCTGATTCACTTCGTCCGCCCGGGCGTGACGCCCCGGTTCCAGAATTCCCAGCTGAACTACACTGACGAGAACCGACTGCGTGTCGAGATGGCGCTGCCCGCGGGCGAAACCCGGACAATTGACCTGGCCGTCCCGTACGACGCGCATGCCCCACAGGCCGCGGCTGCGCTGGCAGCCTTGCGTTTCGACGCCGAGTTGGCCGCCTTCCGGACGTTCTGGGAGAAGGAGCTCCATCGCCGTGCCGAGTTTGTCATTCCTGAGAGTCGCATCCGTGACTCCTATCGGGCGTGCCTGGCCAACAATCTCCTCCTGACCGACCGTGATCCGAAGACCGGCGTGCTCATGCCGCACCCGGACGCGAACGTTTACGAGGCGGTCTGGTCCGGAGACAGCGGCGTCGTCATTCAGGCGATGGACCGCATGGGCTACCACCAGGAAGCCGAGAGCATGCTCGACTACTTCCTGGCCAGGCAGGGCAGCGCCAAGCCGGAGGGCGACGTGCTGTCGGCCGAGGGCTTCTTCTGCGGCGATGTCGATCTGCGCTGGATGAACCAGAACGGTTTCATCCTCTGGGCGATGTCCGAGCACTACAAGCTCACTCGCGACGAAGTGTGGCTGCGGAAGGTGGCTGCGCAGCTCATCAAGGGCTGCGACTGGATCATCCGCGAGCGGGCTCGAACCAAGGTCGTGGAGGATGGCCGGAAGCCCAAGCACTACGGTCTGCTGCCCAAAGGGCGACCATCCGACCTCTACATCTGGGACCACTGGTACTGGACGGACACCTACTCGTACATGGGTCTACGGGGCACGGCTGAGGCACTGGCGGCCATCGGGCTGGATAGCGAGGCCGGTCGACTCGCGGCGGAGGCGGATGACTACAAGGCCTGCATCGTCGACTCGGTCGAGCGTTCGACGGATCCCGCGATCAAGCCGCCGTTCGTGCCGCCGACTCCGTATCGCCCCGGGCCGCCGAGCCTCGATTTCTACAACGAGAACTGGTACACGATCTCCAGTCCGATCTACATGGTCGAGGCCGGCCTGCTCGATCCCCGCGGGGAGAAGGCCGCCGGGATCAACTACTGGCTCGAGAAGTGCGGGCTGTACAGCGGCCTGCCCGCATTCATGCCCGGCAGTATCGATCCCTACTATGTCTACAACCAGTCGCTGTGCCAGCTCCTCCGCGGGGAGGCGGCCAAGTTCGCCTGGACGCTGTACAGCATGGTCGCCTACGCCATGGGACCGGGAACGTACTGTACCATCGAGGGCCACAACCTGGTGACCGGTCTCAACGGCGAGGCGTGGAGCGCGAATCGTCAGCCACACATGCACTCCAACAGCCGGTATCTGGATTTGGTGCGGATCGGGCTGCTGCTGGAGGAGGGCGACGGGCTGCATCTGCTCGCCGGGGCACCGCGGGGCTGGCTGGCGGACGGGCAGGGCATCGAGGTCAAGCGTGCACCGAGCTACTTTGGCGAAGTGAACTATACCGTTGCCTCGCGGGCGGCCGCCGGGGAAGTGGTCTTCAGGATCGAGCCGACGCGGTGGCAAGCCGCCAACCTGGTGCTGCACGTTCGCCCGCCGACGCAGTACGGGCGGATCCAGGCGGTGACGGTGAACGGCAAGGACTGGAAGGCGTTTGACGGCACGCGGGTGTATCTGGGCAAGCAGACTGCGGCGACGGAGGTGGTCTGCCGGCTGGGCACGGGTTCCTGATCGACCAGGCGGGTGGTATGGGCACACTGGACTGGAGCGTTGTCGTCGCCCTGGTGGTGGTTTCGATCGCCGCGGGCCTGCTGCTTTCTCGACGGTCCTCGAAACAGGGTGCCGAGGGCTATTTCACGGGCAACCGGAACCTGCCGTGGTGGGCGATCGCCATCTCCAACACCTCGACTTACCAGTCCGGCAACGGCGGTTTCGTCATGCTGCTGGTGGCGTTCGGCCTGACTGGCAACTGGCTGTGGTGGGGAGCGTGGATCTTCTGGATGCCGCTGGTGGCCCTGGTCTGGGCGCCGATGTGGCGGCGGATGCGGATCGTCACCACGGCGGAGCTGATCACGCTGCGTTACGGCGGGTCACCTGCCCGATGGGCGCGCAAGGCCTACGCGGTGATGTGCTGCTTCGGTTTCTCCGTTCTGTTGATCGGATACATCACCGGCTTCTTCGCCAAGACCATTCACCCGCTGGTGCCCATGAGCGAGACCTCGATTCTGTTGCTCTTTGGCGGAACGACGGTGCTGTACACCATGTTCGGCGGGCTGCTGGGCGTGGTGGTGACGGAGATCATGCACTTCGTCATTCTGCTTGGTGGAAGTTTTATCTTCTTTTTCATAGCGGTTGGCCAGCACGGCGGCTGGGGGGCGATTCTGGAGCGGATTGCCCAGGTCCGGCCGGAGGCCCTGCAGCAGACGCCGCCGACGTCGCAGATCCCGGTGATGATGCTGGTCATGCTGGTGCTCCAGGGACTGTGTTTTGCGGGATCGCCGACCGCGGGCGAGGGCATGACCGCCCAGCGGTTCATGGCCGCCCGAAGCGAGCGGCACGCCATCGCGGGGCAGCTGTTCAACTGTCTTCTGGCCCTCACTGTCCGGACGCTTCCGCTGATCGGGATGGGGCTGGTGGCCATGTCGCTGTTCTGGACGGAGGGGCTGGTGAGGCAGGTGGGGCCCGCCCCGGCCGGGATGGTCTTGCTCGAGCAGCCGGAGTATGCGTGGGGCGAGCTGATCAAGCGTTGCACACTGCCGCCCGGGTTTGTCGGTCTGCTGGTCGCCACCGAGGTCGCCGCGTACACGTCGGCCCTGAGCTCGCTGATTAACTGGGGAAGCAGTTTCGTGGTCAACGACCTGTACGCGCCGATGCATCCCGGCCGGACGCCGAAGCACCAGGTGTGGGTGAGCCGGCTGACCACGCTGATTCTCTTCGTCGCCGCGGCGACGGTCGCAATCCTGTATGTGAAGGGCATGGTTGGCTGGTTCATGTTCATCAACTCGGCGATGGTGATGTTCCTGCTGCCGCTGGCCCTGTTCCGTTTCTTCTGGTGGCGGTTCAATGTGTGGGGCGAGTTGTCGGCCATTGTGCTGGGTCTGCCGCTTTCGATTCTGATCTGGTTCGTGCTCGACTTCCAGAACGAGGCGAAGTACCCGATGTGGCAAGGGCTGGGCCTTCTTTTCGTGCTGAGCTTCGTCGTGTTGACCGGGGTGACGCTGGCTACGCCGCCGGAGCGGCCGGAGACACTGGAGCGGTTCTATCGCCGCTGCCGGCCGCCCGGATTCTGGAAGCCGGTTCTGCACCGGATCGGGCGGCTGGACCGGGAGGGCCCGACGACCCGCCGGCTGGTGGTCGATTCGGTGCTGGGCATCCTGTGCTGCCTGGGGCTGGTGCTGGCCACCAACGCGGTCTTCGTGAACTCGTGGCTGCGGTTCGGGCTGGGCATGGCCCTGGCGATCGGGCTTGGCGGCTGGCTGGTGGCGAGGATGTTCGATTACGAGCGATGGTCGGATGCACCGGGGGCTTCCACCCCGGCCGCGTGAGCCACAGTCGTGTCCTCTTCGGAGATTACTTAGGAGGTTCCAGAATGAGACGCTCAAGGTTGGTGATTCGGGTGTCCCTTGCGGCGGCGTTTATCTTTGCCGGGCGGGCGACAGCTGGTCCGGACATCGGGATTCAGTTGACGGGCGTCGATTTCGCCGGCGGGGCCCACGAGAGGTTCGGGGCGGACAAGTTCGGCGAGGCCCAGGTGAACTACGTTTATGCCAAACCGACGGAGGCCCACTCGTCGATGAAGGCCACTTTCGATGTGGTCCGCGTGCCGGACGGGCCGCAGTTTCTGCACCTGAAGGCGATGGACGACGATGGGCCGGAGACTTGCCGGATCGAGATCCGCCTGAACGGCCGGCTGCTGCTGGAAGGCAAGAATCCGTTTCCGCCCGACAGATGGCAGGTGCGCCGTATCCCCGTGCCGGCCGGCGTACTCCGAAAAGGCGCCAACGAACTGATCGTTGCCAACGTGGAGGAGAACGGCGCGGCGGGCATGCCGCCCTGGTTCATGGTGGCGTCATGCGGCATCGGTGGGGAGGCATTGGTGCTGCGGCGGGACCTGGTCCGGGACTTCTTCTTCACCCTGCCAAAGGAGAAACGCCCGCTGCCCGAGCCGTTGCCGACCGGGGCCGAGCCGGGCTTCAAGATCCGCGGCATCAAGGGTTGGTTCTGGAAGCCGGAGCAGTATCTGGCCGAGATTCCGGTGCTGAAGCAGTACAAGATGAACTTCATGATGAACTGTTACGGCTCGATGTTCAGCAAGCCGGACAAGTGGGAGAACAACTGGTGGGAGCCGATGCCGGAGGACCGGAAGGAGGCCTACGGCAGGGTCATTCGGGCTTGCCGGGAGGCGGGCATCCAGTTCTGCTTCTCGAAGCACCCGCAGCTTTCCTCTTCGCGCCCGATTGACCCGACCAGGATGGAGGATTTCGAGAAGCTCTGGCCGCACTTCGCGTGGGCTCAGGAAGCGGGGGCGGAGTGGTTCAATCTGCCGCTGGATGATGTGCACGTGATGAAGGGCGTGAAGATCGACGGTTCCGAGCACGCCCAGCTGATCAACCGGCTCTATGGGCGGCTGCTGGAGAAGGACAAGCGGGCCCGGTTCATCTTCTGCCCGACCTGGTACTGGGGCGACGGGAGCGGCGGACAGGAGCGAACCTACCTGGAAGCGCTGGCCCGGGATCTGCATCCCGACGTGTACCTGTTCTGGACCGGCGACGCAGTGGTGGGGCAGATCACGCGCAAGGCGGCGGAGACCTACCGGGGATTTGCGAAACACCGGATCATCCTGTGGGACAACTACCCGGTCAACGACGGGGCCCCGACTCTCCACCTTGGCCCAGTCACCGGCCGGGAGCCTGATCTGAACGCGGTCATTGACGGTTACATGAGCAATCCGCTCTGTCCGCAAAACGAAGCCAACCGCATCCCCCTGCTGACCTGCGCCGACTACGCCTTCAATCCGGCGGCCTACGATCCCGAGCGGTCGATCGGGCAAGCCATTCTGCATCTGGCGGACACGGCCGAGCAGCAGCAGGTGCTCAAGGATCTGGTCGAGGCCTATCCCGGGATGCTCGTGTACAAACAAGGAACCGGCTTCAATCCGGTGCGGCATCAGTACACCCGGCTGGCGTCCGCTCCGCATTCGCGGTTCGCGGCCCAGGGCTTCATTCGTCAAGTCGAGAACCTCTCCGCCCGGATGAAGCGGGCTTTTCCCGACCGGCTCGAGGACGCCCGCCGGACAGTGGACGCCGACGTGGACTGGATGAAACGTGCGTTCGCGGGTAAATATGGCGGGTGATCGTCTGACCTGAACCACCTGGCGGGCAGATCGCCCACGGAGGCCCTGATGACTGGCAACGGTTTCCGACTCGGGATGGTGTTGGCTTGGCTGGCCGCATGTGCACCGATGGCGCTGGCGGCGAGGGCCCCCTCTTACACCCGGACCGAGGATGTGGTCTATGGCCGCAAGTTCGGCACCGCCCTGACCCTTGACGTCTTCACTCCCAAGGAGAAGGCCAATGGGGCGGCGGTGATCATGGTGGTGAGTGGCGGGTGGTTCTCGTCTCACGAGGCGATCAATGCCGGGGCATTCCAGGAGCTGCTCAGGCGCGGCTACACGGTCTTCGCCGTCGTGCACGGCAGCCAACCGAGGTTCACCATTCCCGAGGTGATCGAAGACATGCATCGCTCGGTGCGTTTCATCCGGACCCATGCCAAGCGGTTCGGGATTGACCCGGAGCGAATCGGCATCACCGGCGGCTCGGCGGGCGGGCACTTGTCGCTGATGATGGCCACGGCGGGGCGGCCGGGGACGCCTGAAGCCAAGGATCCGGTCGATCGGGCCTCGAGCCGGGTGCAGGCCATCGCCTGCTTCTTTCCCCCTA
The DNA window shown above is from Phycisphaerae bacterium and carries:
- a CDS encoding beta-N-acetylglucosaminidase domain-containing protein; the protein is MRRSRLVIRVSLAAAFIFAGRATAGPDIGIQLTGVDFAGGAHERFGADKFGEAQVNYVYAKPTEAHSSMKATFDVVRVPDGPQFLHLKAMDDDGPETCRIEIRLNGRLLLEGKNPFPPDRWQVRRIPVPAGVLRKGANELIVANVEENGAAGMPPWFMVASCGIGGEALVLRRDLVRDFFFTLPKEKRPLPEPLPTGAEPGFKIRGIKGWFWKPEQYLAEIPVLKQYKMNFMMNCYGSMFSKPDKWENNWWEPMPEDRKEAYGRVIRACREAGIQFCFSKHPQLSSSRPIDPTRMEDFEKLWPHFAWAQEAGAEWFNLPLDDVHVMKGVKIDGSEHAQLINRLYGRLLEKDKRARFIFCPTWYWGDGSGGQERTYLEALARDLHPDVYLFWTGDAVVGQITRKAAETYRGFAKHRIILWDNYPVNDGAPTLHLGPVTGREPDLNAVIDGYMSNPLCPQNEANRIPLLTCADYAFNPAAYDPERSIGQAILHLADTAEQQQVLKDLVEAYPGMLVYKQGTGFNPVRHQYTRLASAPHSRFAAQGFIRQVENLSARMKRAFPDRLEDARRTVDADVDWMKRAFAGKYGG
- a CDS encoding alpha/beta hydrolase translates to MTGNGFRLGMVLAWLAACAPMALAARAPSYTRTEDVVYGRKFGTALTLDVFTPKEKANGAAVIMVVSGGWFSSHEAINAGAFQELLRRGYTVFAVVHGSQPRFTIPEVIEDMHRSVRFIRTHAKRFGIDPERIGITGGSAGGHLSLMMATAGRPGTPEAKDPVDRASSRVQAIACFFPPTDFLNYGQEGRDVFKALEAELRPFNAPFDFHQFDEGSRRFLPIQDIEKRRQIAGEISPITHVTPDDPPTLILHGNADKLVPIQQAEVIQRKFEACRVPFKLVVREGAGHGWPRLGDDMAIIADWFDTHLKKPATTNEAK